The following are from one region of the Numenius arquata chromosome 23, bNumArq3.hap1.1, whole genome shotgun sequence genome:
- the KLHL10 gene encoding kelch-like protein 10, producing MERKMSAMACGVFNELRLEGKLCDVTISVDGVEFNAHKNILCSCSHYFRALFASNWSNVERRVYKIEGTSPETMRLIIEYAYIRTVPITVDNVQSLLVAADQFNVMGIVRLCCDFLKSQMCPENCIGIYRLADYCYCPGLREAALVFLLYHFEDVTRLSTEFLDLSVDEFRHILEKDELNVKQEQAAFEAILKWIDHSPWDRRRHIGVLLGKLRLALMHVEYFMNNVKMHEYVRDNEDCKGLIRNALTEMYKLNMYGPSSSDFGHPLSRPRLPGAILFAIGGWSVGTPTNAIETYDSRADQWVNVTCEQEGPLAYHGTAYFKGFIYVVGGFDSSDYFSSVKRFDPLKKTWQQVAPMHSRRCYVSVAVLNNFLYAMGGFDGHTRLNTAERYQPETNQWTLIAPMHEQRSDASATTLHGKVYICGGFNGAECLITAEAYDATTHQWTLIAPMSSRRSGVGVIAYRNQVYAVGGFDGVNRLRSVEAYNPLANTWRSVPNMFSPRSNFGIEVVDDILVVVGGFNGFSTICHVECYDEKCNMRYDLQDMSINRSALSCCVVPALANIRDYVARRDYYMDNSSREVGLISSTSSLPV from the exons ATGGAGAGGAAGATGAGTGCTATGGCTTGTGGTGTCTTCAATGAGCTTCGCCTGGAAGGGAAACTCTGTGACGTGACCATCAGCGTGGACGGGGTGGAATTCAATGCCCACAAGAATATCCTCTGTAGCTGCAGTCACTACTTCAG GGCTCTGTTTGCCAGCAACTGGAGCAACGTAGAGAGGAGAGTCTATAAAATCGAGGGCACTTCTCCTGAAACGATGCGGCTCATCATCGAGTACGCCTACATCAGAACGGTACCCATCACGGTGGACAACGTTCAAAGTTTGCTGGTCGCAGCCGACCAGTTCAACGTCATGGGCATCGTCAGACTCTGCTGCGACTTCTTGAAGTCCCAGATGTGCCCGGAAAATTGTATTGGCATCTACAGACTCGCAGACTATTGCTACTGCCCCGGCCTGCGGGAAGCAGCCCTCGTGTTCCTCCTCTATCACTTTGAGGATGTGACCAGGCTCTCCACAGAGTTTCTAGACCTCTCCGTTGACGAGTTCAGGCACATCCTGGAGAAGGATGAGCTCAACGTGAAACAGGAACAGGCCGCGTTCGAGGCCATTCTGAAATGGATTGATCACTCCCCGTGGGACCGCAGGCGGCACATTGGGGTCCTGCTGGGCAAG CTTCGACTGGCGCTGATGCACGTAGAATACTTCATGAACAATGTCAAGATGCATGAGTACGTGAGGGACAACGAGGATTGCAAAGGTCTCATCAGAAATGCCCTAACAGAAATGTACAAGCTCAATATGTACGGCCCATCCTCTTCTGACTTTGGCCACCCACTCTCTCGGCCACGCTTGCCCGGCGCCATCTTGTTTGCCATCGGAGGCTGGAGCGTGGGGACCCCAACCAACGCCATCGAGACCTACGATTCTCGGGCAGACCAGTGGGTGAACGTCACCTGCGAGCAAGAAGGACCCCTCGCCTATCATGGCACCGCTTACTTTAAAGGTTTCATCTACGTTGTCGGAGGATTTGACAGCTCAGATTATTTCAGCAGCGTCAAGCGCTTTGACCCGCTGAAGAAAACGTGGCAGCAGGTGGCCCCCATGCACTCGCGGCGCTGCTATGTCAGCGTTGCCGTCCTCAACAACTTCCTCTACGCCATGGGAGGCTTTGACGGACACACGCGCCTCAACACCGCGGAACGGTACCAGCCCGAGACCAACCAGTGGACGCTGATTGCCCCCATGCACGAGCAGAGAAGCGACGCGAGTGCGACCACGCTGCACGGAAAG GTCTATATCTGTGGAGGGTTCAACGGAGCCGAATGCTTGATCACAGCTGAAGCGTACGATGCCACCACCCACCAATGGACCCTGATCGCCCCCATGAGCAGCAGAAGAAGCGGAGTAGGAGTGATTGCGTACAGGAACCAAGTGTACGCG GTGGGAGGATTCGATGGAGTCAACCGCCTTCGCAGTGTGGAAGCGTACAACCCCCTGGCCAACACATGGCGCAGCGTCCCCAACATGTTCAGTCCTCGCAGCAACTTTGGCATTGAAGTGGTGGATGACATCCTGGTTGTGGTTGGCGGATTTAACGGCTTTTCTACTATTTGCCATGTGGAGTGTTATGACGAAAAATGTAACATGAGGTACGATCTTCAGGACATGAGCATCAACCGCAGTGCTCTGAGCTGCTGTGTGGTGCCAGCTCTGGCAAACATCAGGGACTACGTAGCCAGACGGGACTACTACATGGACAACTCCTCAAGGGAAGTCGGGCTCATTTCCTCGACAAGCAGCCTGCCTGTATAA
- the KLHL11 gene encoding kelch-like protein 11, whose product MSDKMAAAAASPQPQPGPGPPAAEAEGGGPRGGGADGEAEAEEFGCPAHCSDLAWRQNEQRRHGLYCDITLAFGGGRPGAAREYRAHRSVLAAATEYFTPLLSGGFAESRSGRVELQKWNSEGGPDPDTVEAVVGFMYTGTIRVSPGNVHEVLEMADRFLLTRLKEFCGEFLKKKLNLSNCVAVHSLAHMYSLNQLALKAQDMIRRNFHKVIQDEEFYTLPFHLIRDWLSDSEITVDSEEILFETVLKWVQKKPEERERYFEDLFKLLRLSQMKPTYLTRHVKSERLVSSNEACVKLVSEAVESHALRSENLQSGNLQHSACPVALLPRFGQNMDVIMVIGGVSEGGDYLSECVGYFIDEDRWVNLPHIHNHLDGHAVAVTESYVYVAGSMEPGFAKTVERYNPNRNIWEQVSNLITRKHSFGLTEVKGNLYSIGGHGNFSPGFKDVAIYNPEQDKWLNLESAPKILRDVKAVSVEDRFVYVAARTPVDSDSEDGLRAVIIRYDAETRQWQDVESLPLIDNYCSFQMSVANTNFYHTASCCPKSYPIDNEEAKIKISGRASDEILESLPPEVLSIEGAAICYYKDDVFIIGGWKNSDDIDKQYRKEAYRYCAERKRWMLLPPMPQPRCRATACHVRIPFRCLQGTQRYPMPQNLMWQKDRIRQMQERQMQEMHRHSLSLRRMPRSQIEC is encoded by the exons ATGTCggacaagatggcggcggccgcggcctcccctcagccgcagccgggccccggccccccggcggCGGAGGCGGAGGGCGGGGGcccgcgcggcggcggggcggacggggaggcggaggcggaggAGTTCGGGTGCCCGGCGCACTGCTCCGACCTGGCCTGGCGGCAGAACGAGCAACGCCGCCACGGCCTCTACTGCGACATCACTCTGGCCTTCGGGGGCGGGCGGCCCGGGGCGGCCCGCGAGTACCGGGCGCACCGCTCCGTCCTGGCCGCCGCCACCGAGTACTTCACGCCGCTGCTCTCGGGGGGCTTCGCGGAGTCGCGCTCGGGCCGCGTGGAGCTGCAGAAGTGGAATTCGGAGGGCGGCCCCGACCCCGACACGGTGGAGGCCGTCGTCGGCTTCATGTACACCGGCACCATCCGCGTCAGCCCCGGCAACGTCCACGAGGTGCTGGAGATGGCGGACAG GTTCCTGCTGACCCGGTTAAAAGAGTTCTGTGGAGAGTTTCTGAAGAAGAAGCTCAACCTCTCCAACTGCGTGGCGGTGCACAGCTTGGCCCACATGTATTCCTTGAATCAGCTGGCCCTCAAAGCTCAGGATATGATCCGGAGGAACTTCCACAAAGTTATCCAGGATGAGGAGTTCTACACTCTGCCCTTTCACCTCATCAGGGACTGGCTCTCGGACTCGGAGATCACGGTGGACTCTGAAGAAATCCTCTTTGAGACTGTTTTGAAGTGGGTGCAGAAGAAACCTGAGGAAAGAGAGAGGTACTTTGAAGACCTCTTTAAACTGCTTAGATTGTCTCAGATGAAACCCACTTACCTTACTCGCCACGTCAAATCGGAAAGGCTGGTGTCGAGTAACGAAGCCTGTGTTAAATTAGTGTCTGAAGCCGTGGAGAGTCACGCCTTGCGCTCTGAGAACTTGCAGTCTGGCAATCTACAACATTCCGCTTGTCCGGTGGCGTTGTTGCCGCGTTTTGGACAAAACATGGACGTCATTATGGTGATTGGTGGTGTGTCGGAGGGAGGAGATTACTTAAGCGAGTGTGTAGGGTATTTCATCGATGAAGATAGGTGGGTAAACTTACCGCACATACATAACCATCTTGATGGGCACGCGGTTGCTGTGACAGAATCTTATGTTTATGTGGCTGGCTCTATGGAACCAGGGTTTGCCAAGACTGTAGAAAGGTACAATCCTAACAGGAATATTTGGGAGCAAGTTTCAAATCTAATAACCAGAAAGCATTCTTTTGGCCTTACTGAAGTTAAAGGAAATTTGTATAGTATTGGTGGACATGGCAATTTCAGTCCTGGCTTTAAAGATGTGGCCATTTATAATCCCGAGCAAGATAAATGGCTTAATCTGGAGTCAGCACCAAAGATTCTTCGTGATGTCAAAGCTGTTTCTGTTGAAGACCGGTTTGTTTATGTTGCTGCTCGTACCCCAGTTGACAGTGATAGCGAAGATGGTTTGAGGGCAGTTATTATCAGATACGATGCTGAAACAAGACAGTGGCAGGACGTGGAGTCTCTGCCGCTCATTGATAATTATTGCTCCTTTCAGATGTCTGTCGCTAACACAAACTTTTACCATACAGCATCGTGCTGCCCCAAGAGTTACCCCATAGATAACGAGGAAGCTAAAATAAAGATCTCTGGGAGGGCCTCCGATGAAATACTGGAAAGCTTGCCCCCAGAGGTTCTGAGCATTGAAGGAGCAGCTATTTGTTATTATAAAGATGATGTTTTCATCATCGGGGGGTGGAAGAACAGCGATGATATTGACAAGCAATACAGGAAAGAGGCCTATCGTTACTGCGCTGAGAGAAAGCGCTGGATGCTCTTGCCTCCAATGCCCCAGCCTCGCTGCAGGGCGACAGCCTGCCATGTGAGAATCCCCTTCAGGTGCTTGCAGGGAACACAGAGATATCCTATGCCACAAAACTTGATGTGGCAAAAAGATAGAATAAGGCAAATGCAGGAAAGGCAGATGCAGGAAATGCACCGACACTCCCTGAGCTTGCGGAGAATGCCCCGCTCGCAGATTGAGTGCTAG
- the LOC141474763 gene encoding kelch-like protein 10 — MERKMSAMACGVFNELRLEGKLCDVTISVDGVEFNAHKNILCSCSHYFRALFASNWSNVERRVYKIEGTSPETMRLIIEYAYIRTVPITVDNVQSLLVTADQFNVMGIVRLCCDFLKSQMCPENCIGIYRLADYCYCPGLREAALVFLLYHFEDVTRLSTEFLDLSVDEFRHILEKDELNVKQEQAAFEAILKWIDHSPWDRRRHIGVLLGKVRLVLMHVEYFMKNVKMHEYVRDNEDCKGLIRNALTEMYNLDMHSPSSSELTRPRLPCTILFAIGGWSGGSPTNAIETYDSRADQWVNVTCEQERPLAYHGTAYFKGFIYVVGGFDSSDYFSSVKRFDPLKKTWQQVAPMHSRRCYVSVAILNNFLYAMGGFDGHTRLNTAERYQPETNQWTLIAPMHEQRSDASATTLHGKVYICGGFNGAECLITAEAYDATTHQWTLIAPMSSRRSGVGVIAYRNQVYAVGGFDGVNRLRSVEAYNPLANTWRSVTNMFSPRSNFGIEVVDDILVVVGGFNGFTTTSHVEGYEEQENVWYDLQDMSINRSALSCCVVPALANIRDYVARRDYYMDNSSREVGLISSTSSLPV; from the exons ATGGAGAGGAAGATGAGTGCTATGGCTTGTGGTGTCTTCAATGAGCTTCGCCTGGAAGGGAAACTCTGTGACGTGACCATCAGCGTGGACGGGGTGGAATTCAATGCCCACAAGAACATCCTCTGTAGCTGCAGTCACTACTTCAG GGCTCTGTTTGCCAGCAACTGGAGCAACGTAGAGAGGAGAGTCTATAAAATCGAGGGCACTTCTCCTGAAACGATGCGGCTCATCATCGAGTACGCCTACATCAGAACGGTACCCATCACGGTGGACAACGTTCAAAGTTTGCTGGTCACAGCCGACCAGTTCAACGTCATGGGCATCGTCAGACTCTGCTGCGACTTCTTGAAGTCCCAGATGTGCCCGGAAAATTGTATTGGCATCTACAGACTCGCAGACTATTGCTACTGCCCCGGCCTGCGGGAAGCAGCCCTCGTGTTCCTCCTCTATCACTTTGAGGATGTGACCAGGCTCTCCACAGAGTTTCTAGACCTCTCCGTTGACGAGTTCAGGCACATCCTGGAGAAGGATGAGCTCAACGTGAAACAGGAACAGGCCGCGTTCGAGGCCATTCTGAAATGGATTGATCACTCCCCGTGGGACCGCAGGCGGCACATTGGGGTCCTGCTGGGCAAG GTTCGACTGGTGCTGATGCACGTAGAATACTTCATGAAGAACGTCAAAATGCATGAGTACGTGAGGGACAACGAGGATTGCAAAGGTCTCATCAGAAACGCCCTGACAGAAATGTACAACCTCGATATGCACAGCCCATCCTCCTCAGAACTAACTCGGCCACGCTTGCCCTGCACCATCTTGTTTGCCATCGGAGGCTGGAGCGGGGGCAGCCCAACCAACGCCATCGAGACCTACGATTCCCGGGCAGACCAGTGGGTGAACGTCACCTGCGAGCAAGAAAGACCCCTCGCCTATCATGGCACCGCTTACTTTAAAGGCTTCATCTACGTCGTCGGAGGATTTGACAGCTCAGATTATTTCAGCAGCGTCAAGCGCTTTGACCCGCTGAAGAAAACGTGGCAGCAGGTGGCCCCCATGCACTCGCGGCGCTGCTACGTCAGCGTTGCCATCCTCAACAACTTCCTCTACGCCATGGGAGGCTTTGATGGACACACGCGCCTCAACACCGCGGAACGGTACCAGCCCGAGACCAACCAGTGGACGCTGATTGCCCCCATGCACGAGCAGAGAAGCGACGCGAGTGCGACCACGCTGCACGGAAAG GTCTATATCTGTGGAGGGTTCAACGGAGCCGAATGCTTGATCACAGCTGAAGCGTACGATGCCACCACCCACCAATGGACCCTGATCGCCCCCATGAGTAGCAGAAGAAGCGGAGTAGGAGTGATTGCGTACAGGAACCAAGTGTACGCG GTGGGAGGATTCGATGGAGTCAACCGCCTTCGCAGTGTGGAAGCGTACAACCCCCTGGCCAACACATGGCGCAGCGTCACCAACATGTTCAGTCCTCGCAGCAACTTTGGCATTGAAGTGGTGGATGACATCCTGGTTGTGGTTGGCGGATTTAACGGCTTTACCACTACTTCCCACGTGGAAGGTTATGAGGAACAAGAGAATGTATGGTATGATCTTCAGGACATGAGCATCAACCGCAGTGCTCTGAGCTGCTGTGTGGTGCCAGCTCTGGCAAACATCAGGGACTACGTGGCCAGACGGGACTACTACATGGACAACTCCTCAAGGGAAGTCGGGCTCATTTCCTCGACAAGCAGCCTGCCTGTATAA